The DNA sequence ATGATCATCGCCGCGGCGCTGTCCATCCAGGATCCGCGCGAGCGCCCCGCCGACAAGCAGCAGGCCGCCGACGAGCAGCACGCCCGCTTCGCCGACAAGGACTCCGACTTCCTGGCCTACCTGAACCTGTGGAACCACCTGCAGGAGAAGCAGCGGGAGCTGTCGGGCAACGCGTTCCGCCGCATGTGCCGCGAGGAGTTCCTGAACTACCTGCGGGTGCGCGAGTGGCAGGACATCTACGGCCAGCTCAAGCAGGTCGCCAAGCAGACGGGCGCCACGCTCAACACCAGCGATCCCCAGCCGCAGCAGATCCACGTCTCGCTGCTGTCGGGGCTGCTGTCGCACGTGGGGCTCAAGGACCCGGAGAAGCACGAGTACCTCGGCGGCCGCGGCGCCCGCTTCGCCATCTTCCCCGGCTCCTCGCTGTTCAAGAAGCAGCCCCGCTACGTCATGGCCGCCGAACTGGTCGAGACCTCGCGGCTGTGGGCGCGCATGGTCGCCCGGATCGAGCCGGAGTGGGCCGAGCGGTTGGGCTCCCACCTCGTCAAGCGCACCTACAGCGAACCGCACTGGGAGAAGAACCGCGGCGCCGTGATGGCCTACGAGCGCGTCACCCTCTACGGCGTTCCGCTGATCGCCCAGCGCAAGGTCGCCTACGGCTCCGTCGACCCCGAGCTCTCCCGCGAGCTGTTCATCCGCCACGCGCTGGTCGAAGGCGACTGGAACACCCGCCACCGCTTCTTCCACCAGAACCGGCGCCTGCTGGAGGAGGTCGAGGACCTGGAGCACCGCGCCCGCCGGCGCGACATCCTGGTCGACGACGAGACCCTGTTCCGGTTCTACGACGAGCGGGTGGGCGCCGAGGCCGTCTCCGCAGCCCACTTCGACACCTGGTGGAAGCGGGTGCGGCGCAAGCAGCCCGACCTGCTCGACTTCGAGCGGTCGATGCTGATCAACGAGAACACGGCCCGCGTAAGCGAGCAGGACTACCCCGACGGGTGGGGCCAAGGCGAACTCGCCTTCCCGCTGAGCTACCAGTTCGACCCCGGCGCCGACGCCGACGGCGTTACCGCCACCGTCCCGCTGACCGTGCTCAACCAGGTGGCCGACGACGGCTTCGACTGGCAGATCCCCGGGCTGCGCGAGGAGCTGGTCACCGCCCTGATCCGCTCCCTGCCCAAACCGCTGCGGCGCAACTTCGTCCCGGTGCCCGACACCGCCCGCACCGTCCTGGGACGCCTCACCCCCTACACCGAGCCGCTGACCCAGGCGCTCAGCCGCGAGCTGGGCGCCATGAGCGGCGAACGCATCTCAGCGCAGGACTTCGACTGGGAGCGGGTCCCCGACCACCTGCGCATCACCTTCCGCGCCGTCGACGCCGAGCAGCACACCCTCGCCGAGGAGAAGGACCTCGACGCGCTGCGGTCCCGGCTCAAACCGCGGCTGCAGCAGGCCATCTCCGCCGAGGCCCGCGGAATCGAGCGCACCGGTCTGACCGACTGGGACACCGACCCGCTGCCGCGCGTCTTCGAGCGCAAGTCCGCCGGTGCCGCCGTCAAGGGCTACCCCGCCCTGGTCGACGAGGGCGAGAGCGTCGCGGTACGCCTCTTCGACACCGAGACCGAGCAGCGCCACGCCATGTGGCGCGGCGCCCGGCGGCTCCTGCTGCTCCAGGTGCCCTCGCCGGCGGCGGTCGTCCAGCGCGGCCTGGACAACCGCACCAAGCTGGCACTGAGCCACAACCCGCACGGCAGCGTGCCGGCCCTGTTCCAGGACTGCCTGGAATGCGCGACCGACGCGCTGATGGGCGCCCGCGGCGGCTTGGACGCCCTCACCGCGCCCGGCGGCGACGCGTGGGACCCCGCGGCGTTCGCCCGCCTGCGCGAACACGTACGCGCCGAGCTCGCCGACACCCTCGACGAGGCGGTGGCGCAAGCGGCGCGCGTGCTGCAGAGCGCACACGAGTTGGGCCGCAGACTCAAGGGCAGCACAAGCCTGGCCGTGCTGCCGTCGCTGAACGACATCCAGGGCCAGATCTCCGGGCTCGTCCACCCCGGATTCGTCACCGAGGCCGGACTGGCCCGGCTCGCCCACGTGCACCGCTACCTGCGGGCGGTGGAGTACCGGCTGGCCAAACTGCCCGAGAACCCGCGCCGCGACCAGGTGAACATGTCCAAGGTCGAGCAGATGCGCCAGGCCCGCGACAAGCTGCTCGGCGAGCTTGGGCCCGGCCGCGGCCTCGACGCCGACGTGCGCGAGATCGGCTGGATGCTGGAGGAGTTCCGGGTGAGCCTGTTCGCGCAGGAGATCGGGGCCGCATACCCGGTCTCGGAGAAGCGCATCCTCAAGGCGATCGAGGCGGCCCGGGGCTGAGGCGCGAGCCGTGCCGGGCGGACGAGGCGGCCCGGAGGCGCACCGGAGCGGTTGGGCATAATGGTCGCTCGGGGCGAACACCCGCGACGGCGGTCCTGGCGCGCCCCGGCATCCGCGATCCGAAGGAAGGGCACGAATGACCGCACCGCGCCTGCTGTGGATCGGGACCTACACTCCCGATTCCGATCCCGAAGCCGCCGGATCGGGCATCCACCGCGCCTGGCTGGACCCCGAAACCGGTGCGCTGAGCGGAGGCGAGGCGGCCTCGGGCGCGAGCGGCCCCTCGTTCCTGGCCGCGCACCCGCGCGGCGGTCTGCTGTACGCGGTCGGCGAGTGCGAGCAGGGAACCGTCTCCGGGTTCGCCGTCGCCGAGCGCGACGGGGTGCCGGAGCTGTCCGGTATCGGCGGCGTGCCGACCGGCGGGGCCTCGCCGTGCCACGTGCTGGTCCACCCCGAGGGACGCCACGTGATCACCGCCAACTACGCCGACGGCCGCGTCAGCGTGCACCCGCTGGCCGACTCCGGCGCGCCGCGGGAGGCGGCGGCGGTGCTGCAGCACACCGGGCACGGCCCCAACCCGGCGCGCCAGGAAGGCCCGCACGCCCACTCCGTTGCGATCGCCCCCGGCGGGCGCCACATCCTGGTGGCCGACCTGGGCGCCGACGAGTTGCGCTGCCACACCTTCGATGCGTCCGCACCCGAGCCGGTGGGCCCGCTCTCCGTCGCCGCCCGGCTGGCACCGGGAACCGGGCCGCGCCACTTGGCCGTGCACCCCAGCGGATACATCTACGTCGCCGGTGAGCTCGACTCCCGCGTGCACGTGCTCGCCTGGGACGCCGCCTCGGCTCAGGCGGTACCCGTCGCCGAGGCCGCGGCCAGCGGCCACGACGGCCCCAACCATCCCGGTGAGATCGCGCTCTCGCCCGACGGCACGCGGGTCTACGTCTCCAACCGCGGGGCCGACACCATCGCCGCTTTCGAGGTCACCGCCGGCGGCGCGGGGCTGCGCCGCATCGCCGAGACCCCCTGCGGCGGCGCGTGGCCGCGGCACTTCGCGCTGGCCGAGGGCCACATCGTGGTCGCCGCCCAGAAGTCGGCACAGCTGTCGTCGCTGCGCCTGGACGCCGACGGAATCCCCGCCGACACCGGCCACCGGCTCACCGTGAGCGACCCGGCCTGCGTGCTCCCGGCTTAGCGCGGTCGCCGCCTCCGGGCGCGGCGCGGGCGCACGGACGCGATCCGGTTCGGCGGGGCCGCTGTCGATTCCGGTGCTGTGGCCATACCGAGCGCCGAACACGACCTCGGAAGGAAGCCGGGGGTGACCGCGGGGACACGGTTTGATGCAGGTCACAGGGCCTGGAGCGGTCGGCATGTTTACCGGTGGCGCTGTGTGACAGAGGAATCCCTACGACAGTTTTCCGACGTCACAGGAGGCCGCTCGTGGTCCAGCACCAGACAGGCGACGCCGCCGACGCGTTCCTCGGCCGCGTGCAGCAGCACGGCGGACTCGCATCCCGCGGCGAGGCGCAGCGCCTGACCGAGTCGACCCTGGCCGCACTGCAGCGCAGCCTCAGCGGCGGGCAGTTCAACGACCTCGCGCGCAACCTGCCGCCCGCGCTGCAGCCCGAGCGCGAGGCGTCCGGGCAGGCGGTCGCCTTCGACAAAGGCGCGTTCCTGGACAAGGTGAGCGGGGGAGTCGCGACCACCGACGCGGCCGAGACCGAACAGTTGGTGAGCGCTGTGCTCAACACAGTCCGAGAATGGCTTCCCCACGAGGAGACCGATAATACGCTCGCCCAGCTCCCCAAGGACCTGTCGACACTGTTCGTCGGAGCTCCCGGAACGCCGCAGGGTTGACGCCGGCACCGGTTTCCCCAGTCTCCCCGCCGCCGTCCGGGCGGACGGGCCGCGAACGACGCCTGGAGCGGAGCAAACCATGGACCTCAGCTTTCTGACATCCGTAGAGGGCACCTCGGGGCCGATCGCCTCGCTGAACATCAACAACTCGCGCGACGCCGAGGACGCCGACCACGAAGTCCACGTCCGGTGGCAGAAGGCGCGCGAGGACCTCCGGTCTCAGGGCGCCGACGAGTCGACCCTCGGCGCCATGGACGGGATCGTCGGGCAGACCGGCAGCGTGGCCGGAGCGCATGGCCAGGTGATCTTCGCCGCCGACGGCAGGGTGCTGCTGGACACGGTGGTCTCCGAACCGCCGCAGGACTACCTGGCCCGCGTCGGACCGCTGCCCGACCCGCTGCTCTACATCTACAGCCAGCGCACGCGCATCCCCTACGTGCTCGCCGTCGTCGACAGCCAGGGCGGGGACGTCCGCACCGTCTACGGTGACGGCCGCACGGTCCACCACCGCGTGGAGGGCGAGAACTGGCCCGTCAACAAGGTTCGCGAGGGCGGTTACCACCACAACCAGATGCAGCGCAACGTCGACAACCAGGTAGCCGAGAACGCCGGGCGGGTCGCCGGGGCCGCAGCGCAGGAGGCCAAACGCAACAACGCCGAGGTCGTGGCGATCGCCGGCGAGGTCCAGGTGCGCGGCGAGCTGCGCGACCGGCTGCCGGACTGGCTGGAACCGCGCGCGCTGGACCTGGAGTCGGGCTCGCGTGCTTCGGGCTCCGAGAAGTCGCCTCTGGAGGAGGAGCTGCGCCGACACCTGGAGGAGCGCGCGCAGTCGCAGGTGGCCGAGGTGCAGGAGTCCTTCCAGCAGGGCAAGGCCAACCGCGACCGGGCGGTGGAGGGCTTCGCCGCCGTTGTGCGCGCCCTCCAGCGCGGCCAGGTCGACACGCTGCTATGGTCCACCGGCCTCGCCGAGACGGACATACAGGTGTGGATCGGGCCTTCAGGCGAGGAGATCGCCCTCGACGAGCAGGAGTTGCGCGAGATGGGCGTGGACGAGCCCGCCACCGAACTGGCCGGGCCCGCGATACTGCGCGCGGCCGCAGCGACGTCGGCGCAGCTGATCATGGTGCCTCAGAACGATTCGACGGCCGAGGACGGAATCGGCGCGATCCTGCGCTTCTCCGACCCTGCGCTGGACCACTGAGCCGCTGTTCCGGCCAGCAGGTATCGGGCTTGGACGCGGGTCGGGTATCCGGGAGCCTGGTAGAACTTGGGTGGGTTGCTGGGTTCTTGAGGTCCTGGGTTCCTGAGTTCCGCGTGCCGCTCGGCTCCGCTCGGCTTGCTGCCGCCTGCGGTGGGCTGTGCGGCCTTGGCACCGGGCGGGTGCAAGGTGTCCTGGACGCAAAAGGCGGCGGCAACGGCGGCATGGGGCTGGGCCCGTGCCCACCGGACAGGGTGCCCGCCGGTTGAGCGCCCGGCGAGGCGGCGAGGGCGGTGAAGGGCTGGGCCTGCGGTTGTCGGGTCGGGTGCTCGCCGGTGGCCGTGTCGGCGGGGCGGCTCGGGTCCGCTGTGCGGCCTTGTTGGTCGGCCGGGAGGCGGGTGGCCTGACGGGGAACGACGGGCGGCGAGGACCGCGAAGGGTCCGGCCCGCGCCCACCGCGCCGGGCGCTCTCCAGAAGCGGTGC is a window from the Streptomonospora litoralis genome containing:
- a CDS encoding lactonase family protein produces the protein MTAPRLLWIGTYTPDSDPEAAGSGIHRAWLDPETGALSGGEAASGASGPSFLAAHPRGGLLYAVGECEQGTVSGFAVAERDGVPELSGIGGVPTGGASPCHVLVHPEGRHVITANYADGRVSVHPLADSGAPREAAAVLQHTGHGPNPARQEGPHAHSVAIAPGGRHILVADLGADELRCHTFDASAPEPVGPLSVAARLAPGTGPRHLAVHPSGYIYVAGELDSRVHVLAWDAASAQAVPVAEAAASGHDGPNHPGEIALSPDGTRVYVSNRGADTIAAFEVTAGGAGLRRIAETPCGGAWPRHFALAEGHIVVAAQKSAQLSSLRLDADGIPADTGHRLTVSDPACVLPA
- a CDS encoding DUF2267 domain-containing protein, whose translation is MVQHQTGDAADAFLGRVQQHGGLASRGEAQRLTESTLAALQRSLSGGQFNDLARNLPPALQPEREASGQAVAFDKGAFLDKVSGGVATTDAAETEQLVSAVLNTVREWLPHEETDNTLAQLPKDLSTLFVGAPGTPQG
- a CDS encoding baeRF2 domain-containing protein, which produces MDLSFLTSVEGTSGPIASLNINNSRDAEDADHEVHVRWQKAREDLRSQGADESTLGAMDGIVGQTGSVAGAHGQVIFAADGRVLLDTVVSEPPQDYLARVGPLPDPLLYIYSQRTRIPYVLAVVDSQGGDVRTVYGDGRTVHHRVEGENWPVNKVREGGYHHNQMQRNVDNQVAENAGRVAGAAAQEAKRNNAEVVAIAGEVQVRGELRDRLPDWLEPRALDLESGSRASGSEKSPLEEELRRHLEERAQSQVAEVQESFQQGKANRDRAVEGFAAVVRALQRGQVDTLLWSTGLAETDIQVWIGPSGEEIALDEQELREMGVDEPATELAGPAILRAAAATSAQLIMVPQNDSTAEDGIGAILRFSDPALDH
- the hrpA gene encoding ATP-dependent RNA helicase HrpA, which codes for MKTSSAAPPGSSSGSQHREIRDLRRRLSPLMLADKHRLRRRIDGLQKVRDDDKRARIAAEIAADIDTAQTRVESRAAAVPRIEYPEALPVSQKKDDIAAAVRDNQVVIVAGETGSGKTTQLPKICMELGRGVQGTIGHTQPRRLAARTVAERIAEELDTSLGDAVGYKVRFTDRSGEDTHVKLMTDGILLAEIQQDRMLRRYDTLIIDEAHERSLNIDFLLGYIKQLLPRRPELKVIITSATIDPERFSRHFGDAPIVEVSGRTYPVEVRYRPVEEESEQDDQTQAVCAAVDELRSEGPGDILVFLSGEREIRDTADALNKQRMRDTEVLPLFARLSAAEQHRVFAPHSGRRIVLATNVAETSLTVPGIRYVVDPGTARISRYSHRTKVQRLPIEPVSQASANQRKGRCGRVAEGICIRLYSEEDFLSRPEFTDPEILRTNLASVILQMAALGLGDVAAFPFVEGPDRRQIKDGVHLLQELGALDPGEDDPGKSLTSVGRRLSQLPVDPRLGRMVLEAEENGCLREVMIIAAALSIQDPRERPADKQQAADEQHARFADKDSDFLAYLNLWNHLQEKQRELSGNAFRRMCREEFLNYLRVREWQDIYGQLKQVAKQTGATLNTSDPQPQQIHVSLLSGLLSHVGLKDPEKHEYLGGRGARFAIFPGSSLFKKQPRYVMAAELVETSRLWARMVARIEPEWAERLGSHLVKRTYSEPHWEKNRGAVMAYERVTLYGVPLIAQRKVAYGSVDPELSRELFIRHALVEGDWNTRHRFFHQNRRLLEEVEDLEHRARRRDILVDDETLFRFYDERVGAEAVSAAHFDTWWKRVRRKQPDLLDFERSMLINENTARVSEQDYPDGWGQGELAFPLSYQFDPGADADGVTATVPLTVLNQVADDGFDWQIPGLREELVTALIRSLPKPLRRNFVPVPDTARTVLGRLTPYTEPLTQALSRELGAMSGERISAQDFDWERVPDHLRITFRAVDAEQHTLAEEKDLDALRSRLKPRLQQAISAEARGIERTGLTDWDTDPLPRVFERKSAGAAVKGYPALVDEGESVAVRLFDTETEQRHAMWRGARRLLLLQVPSPAAVVQRGLDNRTKLALSHNPHGSVPALFQDCLECATDALMGARGGLDALTAPGGDAWDPAAFARLREHVRAELADTLDEAVAQAARVLQSAHELGRRLKGSTSLAVLPSLNDIQGQISGLVHPGFVTEAGLARLAHVHRYLRAVEYRLAKLPENPRRDQVNMSKVEQMRQARDKLLGELGPGRGLDADVREIGWMLEEFRVSLFAQEIGAAYPVSEKRILKAIEAARG